A genomic window from Phoenix dactylifera cultivar Barhee BC4 chromosome 7, palm_55x_up_171113_PBpolish2nd_filt_p, whole genome shotgun sequence includes:
- the LOC103714099 gene encoding calcium-transporting ATPase 5, plasma membrane-type-like isoform X1 gives MELRSPGRYLRQYDEEYGGSEVCTSSDDFDIPAKNAPVERLRRWRQAALVLNASRRFRYTLDLKRDEEKEQIRGKIRAHAQVIRAAYLFKEAGEREPPDSVGGKTIAPVGGFQIGVEQLTVMNRDHNFSALQEYGGVKGLSDMLKTNIDRGISGDDAELLHRRNTFGANTYPQKKGRNFLVFLWEACQDLTLIILMVAAILSLALGIQTEGLSEGWYDGGSIAFAVILVVLVTAISDYKQNLQFQNLNQEKQNIHLEVIRGGRRTEVSIFDLVVGDVVPLKIGDQVPADGILLSGHSLAIDESSMTGEAKIVHKDQKAPFLMSGCKVADGYGTMLVTSVGINTEWGLLMASISEDNGEETPLQVRLNGVATFIGIVGLTVAAAVLVVLLARYFTGHTKNPDGTVQFIRGQTGVRDAVNGAIKILTVAVTIVVVAVPEGLPLAVTLTLAYSMRKMMADKALVRRLSACETMGSATTICSDKTGTLTLNQMTVVEAYAGGMKLDPPDDVEQLCDISPLLIEGLAQNTTGDVFEPEDGKAIEVSGSPTEKAILSWGVKLGMKFNEVRSKSSILRVFPFNSDKKRGGVAVQLPDSRVHVHWKGAAELVLACCSSWLALDGSVQPMTSNKMNEFKKSIEDMAAVSLRCVALAYRLYDLGKVPNEEHRDTWELPDDELILLGIVGIKDPCRPGVMDAVKLCTKAGVKVRMVTGDNIQTAKAIALECGILDSDDNATEPTVIEGKAFRALSETARGEIAERITVMGRSSPNDKLLLVQELRKKGHIVAVTGDGTNDAPALHEADIGLAMGIQGTEVAKESSDIIILDDNFASVVKVVRWGRSVYANIQKFIQFQLTVNVAALVINVVAAVSSGDVPLNAVQLLWVNLIMDTLGALALATEPPTNRLMNRPPVGRREPLITNIMWRNLIIQAFYQVAILLAFNFGGRSILHMKDDTVEHAEKVKNTFVFNTFVLCQIFNEFNARKPDEKNVFRGVTKNHLFMGIIGITVLLQVLIIEFLGHFTSTVRLNWKLWLISIVIAFVSWPLALLGKFIPVPEASFRCRRNPQHQDERADRQRDDNNI, from the exons CAAGCTGCCCTCGTGTTGAATGCTTCTCGTCGATTTAGATACACATTGGATCTAAAAAGGgatgaagaaaaagaacaaataaGGGGGAAAATTCGGGCTCATGCTCAAGTCATACGG GCAGCATATCTTTTTAAGGAGGCCGGGGAAAGAGAGCCACCAG ATAGTGTTGGAGGAAAGACAATAGCTCCTGTTGGTGGTTTTCAAATTGGAGTGGAGCAGCTCACTGTGATGAATAGGGATCATAATTTTTCGGCTCTACAAGAATATGGGGGG GTTAAAGGGCTGTCAGATATGCTGAAGACCAATATTGACAGGGGAATTAGTGGAGATGATGCAGAATTATTGCATAGAAGGAATACATTTGGGGCTAACACATATcctcaaaagaaaggaagaaattttTTG GTTTTTTTATGGGAAGCCTGCCAAGATTTAACCCTTATTATCTTGATGGTAGCTGCAATTCTATCTCTGGCACTGGGCATACAGACAGAG GGTTTAAGCGAAGGATGGTATGATGGTGGTAGCATTGCCTTTGCTGTTATTCTTGTTGTACTCGTTACAG CTATCAGTGACTATAAACAAAATCTTCAATTTCAAAATCTGAACCAGGAGAAGCAAAATATACATTTGGAG GTAATCAGAGGTGGTAGAAGAACTGAAGTTTCAATATTTGATCTCGTAGTTGGTGATGTTGTTCCTCTTAAAATTGGAGATCAG GTTCCTGCTGATGGCATTTTACTATCTGGCCATTCTCTCGCCATTGATGAATCTAGTATGACCGGAGAAGCCAAGATT GTTCACAAAGATCAAAAGGCCCCATTTTTGATGTCTGGTTGTAAGGTTGCTGATGGCTATGGTACCATGTTG GTAACCTCTGTTGGAATCAATACTGAATGGGGTCTATTGATGGCCAGTATTTCGGAGGATAATGGTGAAGAAACTCCTTTGCAG GTGCGCTTGAATGGTGTTGCTACTTTCATTGGTATAGTTGGCCTGACAGTTGCTGCTGCAGTTCTTGTAGTCCTCCTAGCTAG gtacTTCACTGGGCATACAAAGAATCCTGATGGAACTGTTCAATTCATAAGGGGACAAACAGGTGTAAGAGATGCAGTAAATGGAGCCATTAAGATCTTGACTGTTGCA GTGACAATTGTGGTTGTTGCGGTGCCTGAAGGGCTTCCACTGGCTGTGACCTTGAC CCTTGCATACTCAATGCGAAAGATGATGGCAGACAAGGCCCTG GTGCGTAGGCTTTCAGCTTGTGAAACCATGGGTTCAGCAACAACAATCTGCAGTGACAAGACTGGAACTCTGACCCTGAATCAG ATGACTGTTGTGGAGGCATATGCTGGTGGAATGAAGTTAGATCCTCCAGATGATGTTGAACAGTTGTGTGATATATCTCCTCTACTGATTGAAGGCCTTGCTCAGAATACAACTGGTGATGTGTTTGAACCTGAG GATGGTAAAGCTATTGAGGTTTCCGGCTCACCCACAGAAAAGGCCATCCTTTCTTGGGGGGTTAAG CTGGGAATGAAGTTCAATGAAGTGAGATCTAAATCTTCAATCCTTCGTGTCTTTCCTTTCAACTCAGATAAAAAGCGAGGAGGTGTCGCAGTACAGCTG CCAGACTCTAGGGTTCACGTCCATTGGAAGGGGGCTGCTGAATTAGTGTTAGCCTGTTGTTCCAGTTGGCTTGCTCTGGATGGTTCGGTTCAACCAATGACCTCAAACAAG ATGAACGAATTTAAGAAGTCAATTGAGGATATGGCAGCAGTTAGCCTACGCTGTGTTGCGCTTGCATATAGACTGTATGATCTGGGAAAAGTTCCAAATGAGGAACATAGAGACACCTGGGAGTTGCCTGATGATGAATTGATTCTGCTTGGTATTGTGGGGATAAAG GACCCTTGTCGTCCAGGGGTAATGGATGCTGTGAAATTATGCACTAAAGCAGGTGTCAAG GTGCGCATGGTAACTGGAGACAACATCCAAACAGCAAAGGCCATAGCTTTGGAGTGTGGGATACTTGATTCAGATGACAATGCCACTGAACCAACCGTTATAGAAGGAAAAGCATTCCGTGCCTTGTCTGAAACAGCAAGAGGAGAAATTGCTGAGAGGATAACT GTAATGGGTAGGTCGTCTCCCAATGACAAACTTTTACTTGTCCAAGAATTAAGAAAAAAGGGTCATATAGTTGCTGTGACTGGAGATGGCACAAATGATGCTCCTGCATTACATGAG GCAGATATAGGTCTTGCAATGGGAATTCAGGGGACAGAAGTTGCAAAAGAAAGCTCGGACATCATCATATTGGATGATAATTTTGCATCAGTAGTCAAG GTTGTCCGGTGGGGCCGTTCTGTCTATGCAAATATTCAGAAATTCATCCAGTTCCAGCTAACTGTCAATGTTGCAGCCCTTGTAATAAATGTGGTTGCAGCAGTTTCATCTGGCGATGTACCTTTAAATGCTGTACAG CTTCTTTGGGTCAACCTCATCATGGACACGCTTGGAGCGCTTGCATTGGCAACTGAACCACCAACAAACCGGCTTATGAACAGACCCCCTGTTGGTCGAAG GGAGCCTCTCATTACAAATATCATGTGGAGAAATTTAATAATACAG GCTTTTTATCAAGTAGCTATCCTCCTTGCTTTCAACTTTGGTGGCAGGAGTATCCTGCATATGAAGGATGATACTGTAGAACATGCAGAAAAAGTGAAGAATACCTTTGTATTTAATACATTTGTCCTATGCCAG ATATTCAATGAGTTCAATGCTCGAAAACCGGATGAAAAGAATGTTTTCCGTGGAGTCACAAAGAACCACCTCTTCATGGGGATAATTGGAATAACCGTTCTACTTCAG GTTTTGATAATCGAATTCCTTGGACATTTTACTTCAACTGTCAGGCTCAATTGGAAGCTGTGGCTGATCTCAATTGTTATAGCTTTTGTAAG TTGGCCTCTGGCTCTTCTTGGGAAGTTCATACCAGTTCCTGAGGCTTCTTTCAGATGCCGGAGGAACCCCCAACACCAAG ATGAGAGGGCCGACAGGCAGCGAGATGACAACAATATTTGA
- the LOC103714099 gene encoding calcium-transporting ATPase 5, plasma membrane-type-like isoform X2: protein MELRSPGRYLRQYDEEYGGSEVCTSSDDFDIPAKNAPVERLRRWRQAALVLNASRRFRYTLDLKRDEEKEQIRGKIRAHAQVIRAAYLFKEAGEREPPDSVGGKTIAPVGGFQIGVEQLTVMNRDHNFSALQEYGGVKGLSDMLKTNIDRGISGDDAELLHRRNTFGANTYPQKKGRNFLVFLWEACQDLTLIILMVAAILSLALGIQTEGLSEGWYDGGSIAFAVILVVLVTAISDYKQNLQFQNLNQEKQNIHLEVIRGGRRTEVSIFDLVVGDVVPLKIGDQVPADGILLSGHSLAIDESSMTGEAKIVHKDQKAPFLMSGCKVADGYGTMLVTSVGINTEWGLLMASISEDNGEETPLQVRLNGVATFIGIVGLTVAAAVLVVLLARYFTGHTKNPDGTVQFIRGQTGVRDAVNGAIKILTVAVTIVVVAVPEGLPLAVTLTLAYSMRKMMADKALVRRLSACETMGSATTICSDKTGTLTLNQMTVVEAYAGGMKLDPPDDVEQLCDISPLLIEGLAQNTTGDVFEPEDGKAIEVSGSPTEKAILSWGVKLGMKFNEVRSKSSILRVFPFNSDKKRGGVAVQLPDSRVHVHWKGAAELVLACCSSWLALDGSVQPMTSNKMNEFKKSIEDMAAVSLRCVALAYRLYDLGKVPNEEHRDTWELPDDELILLGIVGIKDPCRPGVMDAVKLCTKAGVKVRMVTGDNIQTAKAIALECGILDSDDNATEPTVIEGKAFRALSETARGEIAERITVMGRSSPNDKLLLVQELRKKGHIVAVTGDGTNDAPALHEADIGLAMGIQGTEVAKESSDIIILDDNFASVVKVVRWGRSVYANIQKFIQFQLTVNVAALVINVVAAVSSGDVPLNAVQLLWVNLIMDTLGALALATEPPTNRLMNRPPVGRRVLACITF from the exons CAAGCTGCCCTCGTGTTGAATGCTTCTCGTCGATTTAGATACACATTGGATCTAAAAAGGgatgaagaaaaagaacaaataaGGGGGAAAATTCGGGCTCATGCTCAAGTCATACGG GCAGCATATCTTTTTAAGGAGGCCGGGGAAAGAGAGCCACCAG ATAGTGTTGGAGGAAAGACAATAGCTCCTGTTGGTGGTTTTCAAATTGGAGTGGAGCAGCTCACTGTGATGAATAGGGATCATAATTTTTCGGCTCTACAAGAATATGGGGGG GTTAAAGGGCTGTCAGATATGCTGAAGACCAATATTGACAGGGGAATTAGTGGAGATGATGCAGAATTATTGCATAGAAGGAATACATTTGGGGCTAACACATATcctcaaaagaaaggaagaaattttTTG GTTTTTTTATGGGAAGCCTGCCAAGATTTAACCCTTATTATCTTGATGGTAGCTGCAATTCTATCTCTGGCACTGGGCATACAGACAGAG GGTTTAAGCGAAGGATGGTATGATGGTGGTAGCATTGCCTTTGCTGTTATTCTTGTTGTACTCGTTACAG CTATCAGTGACTATAAACAAAATCTTCAATTTCAAAATCTGAACCAGGAGAAGCAAAATATACATTTGGAG GTAATCAGAGGTGGTAGAAGAACTGAAGTTTCAATATTTGATCTCGTAGTTGGTGATGTTGTTCCTCTTAAAATTGGAGATCAG GTTCCTGCTGATGGCATTTTACTATCTGGCCATTCTCTCGCCATTGATGAATCTAGTATGACCGGAGAAGCCAAGATT GTTCACAAAGATCAAAAGGCCCCATTTTTGATGTCTGGTTGTAAGGTTGCTGATGGCTATGGTACCATGTTG GTAACCTCTGTTGGAATCAATACTGAATGGGGTCTATTGATGGCCAGTATTTCGGAGGATAATGGTGAAGAAACTCCTTTGCAG GTGCGCTTGAATGGTGTTGCTACTTTCATTGGTATAGTTGGCCTGACAGTTGCTGCTGCAGTTCTTGTAGTCCTCCTAGCTAG gtacTTCACTGGGCATACAAAGAATCCTGATGGAACTGTTCAATTCATAAGGGGACAAACAGGTGTAAGAGATGCAGTAAATGGAGCCATTAAGATCTTGACTGTTGCA GTGACAATTGTGGTTGTTGCGGTGCCTGAAGGGCTTCCACTGGCTGTGACCTTGAC CCTTGCATACTCAATGCGAAAGATGATGGCAGACAAGGCCCTG GTGCGTAGGCTTTCAGCTTGTGAAACCATGGGTTCAGCAACAACAATCTGCAGTGACAAGACTGGAACTCTGACCCTGAATCAG ATGACTGTTGTGGAGGCATATGCTGGTGGAATGAAGTTAGATCCTCCAGATGATGTTGAACAGTTGTGTGATATATCTCCTCTACTGATTGAAGGCCTTGCTCAGAATACAACTGGTGATGTGTTTGAACCTGAG GATGGTAAAGCTATTGAGGTTTCCGGCTCACCCACAGAAAAGGCCATCCTTTCTTGGGGGGTTAAG CTGGGAATGAAGTTCAATGAAGTGAGATCTAAATCTTCAATCCTTCGTGTCTTTCCTTTCAACTCAGATAAAAAGCGAGGAGGTGTCGCAGTACAGCTG CCAGACTCTAGGGTTCACGTCCATTGGAAGGGGGCTGCTGAATTAGTGTTAGCCTGTTGTTCCAGTTGGCTTGCTCTGGATGGTTCGGTTCAACCAATGACCTCAAACAAG ATGAACGAATTTAAGAAGTCAATTGAGGATATGGCAGCAGTTAGCCTACGCTGTGTTGCGCTTGCATATAGACTGTATGATCTGGGAAAAGTTCCAAATGAGGAACATAGAGACACCTGGGAGTTGCCTGATGATGAATTGATTCTGCTTGGTATTGTGGGGATAAAG GACCCTTGTCGTCCAGGGGTAATGGATGCTGTGAAATTATGCACTAAAGCAGGTGTCAAG GTGCGCATGGTAACTGGAGACAACATCCAAACAGCAAAGGCCATAGCTTTGGAGTGTGGGATACTTGATTCAGATGACAATGCCACTGAACCAACCGTTATAGAAGGAAAAGCATTCCGTGCCTTGTCTGAAACAGCAAGAGGAGAAATTGCTGAGAGGATAACT GTAATGGGTAGGTCGTCTCCCAATGACAAACTTTTACTTGTCCAAGAATTAAGAAAAAAGGGTCATATAGTTGCTGTGACTGGAGATGGCACAAATGATGCTCCTGCATTACATGAG GCAGATATAGGTCTTGCAATGGGAATTCAGGGGACAGAAGTTGCAAAAGAAAGCTCGGACATCATCATATTGGATGATAATTTTGCATCAGTAGTCAAG GTTGTCCGGTGGGGCCGTTCTGTCTATGCAAATATTCAGAAATTCATCCAGTTCCAGCTAACTGTCAATGTTGCAGCCCTTGTAATAAATGTGGTTGCAGCAGTTTCATCTGGCGATGTACCTTTAAATGCTGTACAG CTTCTTTGGGTCAACCTCATCATGGACACGCTTGGAGCGCTTGCATTGGCAACTGAACCACCAACAAACCGGCTTATGAACAGACCCCCTGTTGGTCGAAG GGTCTTGGCATGCATTACCTTTTGA